Proteins found in one Amphiprion ocellaris isolate individual 3 ecotype Okinawa chromosome 22, ASM2253959v1, whole genome shotgun sequence genomic segment:
- the LOC111580142 gene encoding uncharacterized protein LOC111580142 isoform X2: MGCCFSKELNPGLQSERSSLLQPPQHDGLNEATEQVRQHAAAVAQHVCLEEEEKRASDRPARGNPLDGEETHPELDNKVCTEAVVVSRDDTQQTERDLQPANTQEETAAIINTTSKKTHTNTDTVAGVTRSAIPSPKSAPYMEVSTHRPVKQKILDNATLRALWFSQAPEGQELHKPALSLSAPSRLTSPPWPGSITETEVSHDRPPLVSECQGTRQDSPRAEHKEEDGEDVCVVATTLCQVLETRTRSFYSICPIDADDLEHDQSQTAGATQSVLTAEAETAAPPCRVESPLCSQSHSAASTACHHTHVTEPKVTKQSHGEEAASLQSLAAQHSSIILLQTHTDNSLSAEQTVSTQPQLVDPLSDTLPLTSDHIHSEDPQASAPNSPQLQALNWQTAVKGTDEFTYDASSSVMAHTVGNTCEEEEEEESECAEGEAVKEPEDITVTEDSVSVDSGCKTSVSSEEEIVNLKDPRAVEGDFNTTEEIVINFQEKGADQTVNSDFRPLDVHLPQSELSAKQDVHNSHSDTRTPELNSSCQNPVSLEFQKEQGDALCLPGGRTQLEEPSQQSEPIPVRIHASDGDVGHSGTADTTLTEVSSFSTISTASSLPTELIAFCCHTNVTHLSDLTKIQQSGSIKTDVNSNHPTFELSSIKSSSKGTHLPFSQSQKSSAGFGHCDKLLDSFVKTECEALSGSDEPVQDVLMSGDDRQTEKNPKPNIAQESKHDEGGDNPAGLPETSQNTSQPEMSDEKCDELLEHRDDCVVVNSSITPQGPEKPESSIEDSSHGPLTQPPPAESELSVTAPTTPPPSSSAASQSTSEAETAAAAESECGQILLKTNPPQKVLVKECEEVEETTVEQQTYTDELILMPVKHKSADTVEQLPHCPHLTSESPEIFSSDCTNPLVDADSLAQSDHLVEMEMNTSPVQYSSQKTDIHSETTNTLVTETPPQSIEVVDTSISDDPSCQDDRTSALNSQMDHTLIAAGSGQIDLYSSECKKPQVDADVQHETGDSLPQPEDPSSTNQMEDKDDLQMKASPVEKPALDSDVCTETHNNLLPESPSQSTELHSAPSNCDSHGILDDLSCQDDRTSASDCQEDHTLMAVDPGQIDIYASTPSYEIHLLGREPSSCAAAEEGEKEGGMREMVSELLGDDGDSSVCRLYPHPWIKLGLEQSCEGWAQGASEAEPSQRDGQKDIDAEVIPASVSELQPSMALLGAYPYSTVMPQGSCVWDWHTDCTQCAPVPAPVLNPDAEIWTNHSFNLNVSEAAYPQQPWLQVPNNLTGQEGYVPEFQLHNMGLVEADPSLEYQAVTTEASAVNGEVGDPPVTDEIRQELSTVLESCLTREHLCSDLYLKSQMDSDQYVSIATLASLDKIKNLTTDLDLISDILKSMPQIQVAPCGQKVRPRQSRCVVILREIPDTTPQEEVEALFEGENLPKFLSCEFVNNDNWFVTFKSEADAQQAYTYLREEVQVFKGKPIMVRIKAKAMAATSYAPNNGYRPAQLDQCTNHYSYFPPTTYQQSCPAHMPTQLLYDLTNEMWTSAAAEYQKCDEPLLLMDDFMNGFATATNFKPNNSHRLRRGSRWSNSDRWQSQQNDSSQSSEQPSVDHSSSLKTGRGRSRGNSRRWGRGGRTEANKQVMSPISEPGRRGNFSQRRRENQRSWEKSTHSSQSQTPPRQPSPPLELGLTSFPPLSTASSVTTTRPAANSNTEGPVRSSSSNTSLPAEPDSAPQQKVKESVEVTSEVKPVQLPQEPVTESKKPSYAEICQRASSNEPPPPAGQTSSEEEHIVR, translated from the exons ATGGGGTGCTGCTTTAGTAAGGAGCTCAACCCcggcctgcagtctgagaggaGCAGTCTGTTACAGCCCCCACAGCACGATGGGCTGAATGaagcaacagagcaggtcaggCAACACGCTGCTGCTGTAGCTCAACATGTGTGcctggaggaagaagagaaacgTGCGTCAGACAGACCGGCCCGGGGGAACCCTCTGGACGGAGAGGAAACCCACCCAGAACTGGACAACAAAGTTTGTACGGAGGCGGTCGTGGTCAGCAGGGACGACACCCAGCAGACAGAGAGGGATCTTCAACCAGCGAACACTCAGGAGGAGACGGCGGCTATTATTAACACAAccagcaaaaaaacacacacaaacacggacACAGTGGCAGGCGTGACACGCTCCGCCATTCCCAGCCCCAAGTCGGCTCCCTATATGGAAGTGTCCACACACCGTCCAGTCAAACAGAAGATTCTGGACAATGCCACGCTCAGGGCTTTATGGTTCAGTCAGGCTCCAGAGGGGCAGGAGCTGCACAAACCGGCCCTCTCTTTGTCAGCTCCGTCCAGGTTAACCTCTCCTCCCTGGCCAGGCAGCATCACAGAGACTGAGGTGTCACATGACCGGCCTCCGTTGGTCAGCGAGTGTCAGGGGACACGGCAGGATTCCCCCAGAGCAGAGCACAAGGAGGAGGATGGCGAGGACGTCTGCGTCGTCGCGACAACACTGTGTCAAGTTTTGGAAACGAGGACCCGCAGCTTCTACAGCATTTGTCCGATTGACGCAGACGACCTTGAACATGACCAGTCCCAAACAGCTGGAGCAACACAGTCAGTGCTCACAGctgaagcagaaacagctgctCCGCCCTGCAGAGTGGAGTCTCCGCtctgcagccaatcacactcAGCGGCATCTACAGCCTGCCACCACACACATGTCACAGAACCTAAAGTGACCAAGCAGTCACATGGAGAGGAAGCAGCTTCTTTGCAATCACTTGCTGCTCAACACTCTTCCATCATCTTGTTACAGACACATACTGATAATTCGCTGTCAGCAGAGCAAACCGTCTCAACACAACCTCAGCTGGTGGATCCTCTGTCTGACACGCTGCCTCTCACCAGCGATCACATACACAGCGAGGACCCTCAGGCATCTGCACCCAACAGCCCTCAGCTTCAAGCTCTGAATTGGCAGACAGCTGTGAAGGGCACGGATGAATTCACATATGATGCTTCCAGCTCAGTGATGGCACACACAGTTGGAAATAcgtgtgaggaggaggaggaggaggagagtgagtGTGCAGAGGGTGAGGCAGTGAAGGAGCCAGAGGACATAACAGTTACAGAGGACAGTGTGAGTGTGGATAGTGGATGTAAGACAAGTGTGAGTTCAGAGGAGGAGATTGTGAACTTGAAGGACCCCAGAGCAGTGGAGGGAGACTTTAATACCACAGAAGAAATAGTGATCAACTTCCAGGAGAAAGGAGCAGATCAAACTGTGAATTCTGACTTCAGGCCTCTGGACGTCCATCTGCCTCAATCTGAACTCAGTGCAAAGCAGGACGTCCACAATTCACATTCAGACACTAGAACTCCTGAACTGAATTCTTCCTGTCAGAACCCCGTATCTTTAGAGTTCCAGAAAGAACAGGGGGATGCTCTCTGTCTGCCTGGAGGACGGACTCAGCTGGAAGAACCCTCCCAGCAGAGCGAGCCCATCCCTGTGAGAATCCACGCTTCAGACGGTGATGTTGGTCACAGCGGCACAGCAGACACAACTCTCACTGAGGTGTCGTCGTTTTCCACCATCTCCACGGCGTCATCACTGCCCACTGAGCTGATCGCCTTCTGCTGCCACACTAATGTGACACATCTGTCAGATTTAACTAAAATCCAGCAGAGTGGATCCATCAAAACTGATGTTAATTCAAACCATCCAACATTTGAGTTGAGCAGCATTAAGTCTTCTAGTAAAGGTACTCATCTGCCATTCAGTCAGTCTCAGAAAAGCAGTGCTGGGTTTGGTCACTGTGACAAACTGCTTGATAGCTTTGTGAAAACTGAATGTGAGGCGTTGTCTGGCTCAGATGagcctgtccaggatgtcctgATGAGTGGAGAcgacagacagactgaaaaaaatccaaaaccaaATATTGCTCAGGAAAGTAAGCATGATGAGGGAGGTGATAATCCAGCTGGTTTACCTGAAACAAGCCAAAACACCTCCCAACCGGAGATGAGTGATGAAAAATGTGACGAGTTGTTGGAACACCGTGATGACTGTGTGGTTGTAAATTCCAGCATCACTCCTCAGGGCCCTGAGAAACCTGAGAGCAGCATTGAGGATTCAAGTCACGGTCCTCTCACTcagcctcctcctgctgaaaGTGAGCTTTCTGTTACTGCTCCCAccactcctcctccctcctcctcagctGCCTCTCAGAGCACATCTGAGGctgaaactgctgctgctgctgagagtGAATGCGGCCAAATCCTACTGAAGACAAATCCACCACAGAAAGTGTTAGTTAAGGAATGTGAGGAAGTAGAAGAAACAACAGTTGAACAGCAGACTTACACTGATGAGCTTATCTTGATGCCAGTCAAGCACAAATCTGCAGATACAGTCGAGCAGCTCCCACACTGTCCTCATCTAACCTCTGAAAGCCCAGAAATATTTTCCTCTGACTGTACAAACCCTCTCGTTGATGCTGACAGTTTAGCTCAATCTGATCACCTGGTTGAGATGGAGATGAACACATCACCAGTACAGTACTCCTCCCAAAAGACTGATATTCATTCAGAAACAACAAATACTTTAGTTACTGAGACGCCGCCCCAAAGCATCGAGGTGGTTGATACCAGCATCTCTGACGACCCGAGCTGTCAGGATGATAGAACCTCGGCCTTAAACAGCCAGATGGACCACACTTTGATCGCAGCGGGTTCAGGTCAGATCGATCTTTATTCCTCTGAGTGTAAGAAACCTCAAGTTGATGCTGACGTACAGCATGAAACTGGTGACAGTTTACCTCAACCTGAAGATCCATCAAGCACAAATCAAATGGAAGACAAAGATGATCTTCAGATGAAAGCATCACCAGTAGAGAAGCCTGCATTAGACAGTGATGTTTGTACAGAAACTCATAATAATTTACTTCCTGAGAGCCCATCCCAAAGCACTGAGCTCCATTCTGCCCCCAGCAATTGTGACTCACACGGGATTCTTGATGACTTAAGTTGTCAGGATGACAGAACCTCAGCTTCAGACTGCCAAGAGGATCACACTTTGATGGCAGTGGACCCAGGTCAGATCGACATTTATGCCTCCACTCCATCGTACGAGATTCACCTCCTGGGTCGTGAACCAtcatcatgtgctgctgctgaggagggagagaaggaaggagggatGAGGGAGATGGTGTCTGAGCTGCTGGGAGATGACGGAGACTCCTCGGTCTGCCGTCTTTATCCTCACCCCTGGATCAAGCTGGGCCTGGAGCAGAGCTGTGAGGGTTGGGCTCAGGGAGCGTCTGAAGCCGAACCCAGCCAGAGGGACGGCCAGAAGGATATCGACGCAGAGGTGATCCCAGCCTCGGTGTCAGAGCTGCAGCCCTCCATGGCTCTGCTGGGAGCTTACCCCTACAGCACTGTGATGCCTCAGGGATCCTGTGTGTGGGACTGGCACACAGATTGCACTCAGTGT GCACCTGTTCCTGCTCCTGTCCTTAACCCTGATGCTGAGATATGGACCAATCACAGCTTTAACCTGAACGTCTCTGAAGCTGCCTACCCACAGCAGCCGTGGCTGCAGGTCCCCAACAATCTGACCGGTCAGGAAg GATATGTGCCAgagtttcagctgcacaacatggGACTGGTTGAGGCTGATCCATCACTGGAGTATCAGGCAGTGACCACTGAAGCCTCTGCAGTTAATGGAGAGGTTGGTGACCCACCTGTCACAG ATGAGATCAGACAAGAGCTGAGCACAGTGTTGGAGTCCTGCCTGACCAG GGAACACCTTTGCAGTGATTTGTACCTCAAGTCTCAGATGGACAGTGATCAGTATGTTTCCATCGCAACCCTGGCCAGTCTGGACAAGATCAAGAATCTCACCACAGACCTTGACCTCATCTCTGATATTCTGAAAT CCATGCCACAGATCCAGGTGGCTCCATGTGGACAGAAAGTTCGGCCCAGACAGAGCCGCTGTGTTGTCATCCTGCGTGAGATTCCTGACACCACACCTCAAGAG gAGGTGGAAGCTCTCTTTGAAGGAGAGAATCTTCCCAAGTTCCTGAGCTGTGAGTTTGTGAATAATGACAACTGGTTCGTTACCTTCAAATCAGAGGCAGACGCACAACAG GCATACACATACCTTAGGGAAGAGGTTCAGGTGTTTAAGGGGAAACCCATCATGGTGAGGATAAAGGCCAAAGCAATGGCAGCCACTTCTTACGCACCAAACAACGGCTACAGACCCGCCCAGCTGGACCAGTGCACCAATCACTACTCCTACTTCCCCCCGACCACCTACCAGCAGTCCTGCCCCGCCCACATGCCGACACAACTGCTGTACGACTTGACCAATGAGATGTGGacctcagctgctgcagaatacCAAAAATGTGATGAG CCTCTACTGCTGATGGATGACTTCATGAACGGGTTTGCTACAGCTACCAACTTCAAACCAAACAACTCACACAGGCTCAG GAGAGGATCGAGGTGGTCAAACTCTGACCGCTGGCAGTCTCAACAGAATGACTCCTCACAGTCTTCAGAGCAGCCATCGGTGGATCACTCTTCCTCTCTGAAGACGGGTCGAGGCCGTTCGCGAGGCAACTCACGCCGTTGGGGCAGAGGAGGAAGGACGGAGGCGAACAAGCAAGTCATGTCACCAATTTCTGAACCAGGAAG GAGAGGAAACTTCagccagaggaggagagagaaccaGAGATCCTGGGAGAAATCCACTCACAGCAGTCAG AGTCAAACGCCTCCTCGTCAGCCGTCTCCTCCTCTCGAACTCGGCCTGACGagtttccctcctctttctaCGGCGAGCAGCGTCACAACAACCAGACCTGCTGCCAACAGCAACACCGAG GGTCCAGTGAGAAGCAGCAGCTCCAACACATCGCTGCCAGCAGAGCCTGATTCAGCCCCTCAGCA gAAAGTGAAGGAGAGTGTAGAGGTGACCAGTGAAGTCAAACCAGTTCAACTCCCACAGGAACCAGTCACA GAGTCCAAGAAACCAAGTTACGCTGAGATCTGCCAGAGAGCTTCATCCAACGAGCCGCCGCCTCCCGCTGGCCAGACGTCCTCCGAGGAAGAACACATCGTCAGATAA